CGAATTTATTATTCTTCTTGCACCCGTAATCGCAAAACGCAACATAGGCATGAACATACAATTCATGCATGCGCGCTGGTGCGTACAATTCGACATCTTTACAGCCTTGGGCCACAAGGGTCTTCACCAAGGCTGGTTCCTTGCGCAAACGTTCAATCTGCGCGGCAAGATGTGCAACATCTCCATTTCGAAACACCAATCCATTAACTTCGTTCTGAACCAACTCTTCATTGGCGGGCAAATCCGAACAAACAACAGGGACCTGGGACACCCATCCTTCCTTGATCACCCCGCTGGAGCCCTCGCCATGAGCCGACGGGACAACGAGAATGTCCAAAAAGGGCAAAACCTGAAAACTCTCGACATGTCCTTTCCAGACGATGTGCCCGTCCAGGCCAAGTTGACTGGCCTGGGCGCGTAATCCGGATTCCAGCTCGCCGGCGCCGACCACCCACACTTCTGGAATTTTTTCCAGCCGCGCCAAGGCGGCAAAAAACTGGGCATGCCCCTTTTGGGGCGACAAGGCGCCAATGACCCCGATTCGGCCGCCATTTTCGTGGCCACGCGGCGTGTAGCGTTCCAAGGGGATCGTGCTGGCAATGACCCTGGTCCGGGCAACTCCCGCCCCACGAACCACGTCCTCGACCTCGCGGCTGACACAGACCACGCAATGACCGCGCCGATATTTCCACCGACTCCAGCCCTGGCCCAGGGAATAGCTGACCCGGCGGGTGTGCACTAGGCAAACCCGCCACCGCGCCAGCGAAACCAACGCGCCCAGGGATGCGCCACGCGCGTCATGGGTGTGAAGGATGGTATCGCTGCCACCGCACGCCCGCGCCAGACAGAAGATGTTGCGCGGGTCGAAATCGTACCGCGCGGGAAGAATCACGACCGGAATCCCCATTCGCCCGGCCATGTCCAGGATGGGAGCGCCCTTGGGGCTTGCCACGCGAACATCCATGCCCGCGCGCAGCTGCTCGCGTGCCAGATACAAAACCTGGCGTTGCCCGCCCCGGTATTCCATGCCCAAATCGACATGAAGGACTCGAAAAGGCGGAATTCGGAAAACCGTGTCGACCTGGGTCGCCATCAAAACCTCGTGGCCCGGGCCCCTCTGTCGGCCACCAGCAGTTCGCGCAACTGGCCTGCCACGGGGCCTGGTTGTCCATCGCCAACGACACGCCCGTTATACCGGACCACCCCCACGGCATCGATGCTTGTCCCAAGCAAGATAATCTCCCGGCATCCATACAATTCTTCTTCCGGCACCGGTCGGGTCGCGACAACCATGCGCGCCCGCATGAGGTCCATGGCCCGGGCCAAGGTCGTGCCGGTCAGCGCGTTTCTCAGTTCGGGAACAACGAAAATCCCGGCCGCATCGACCAAGACCACATTCTCCGTGGACCCCTCGGCCAGACAATCATCGGCGTCAAAACACAGCGGATAATCCGCGTCGTGCTCGATGGCGTCCTTTTTCATGAGCACGTTGGGCAAATAGTTGACACTCTTGATCTGGGACATCCATCCCTGCTTGGCGGGAATGCTGGTCCGCATGGCACTGACACCTTGCGTCCAGAACGAATCCGGCTTGCGGGCAAATCGTTTGGCCACGATATACAGGCTGGACCGGGGGCATTCCCGGTAATCCAGGGTGAACCCGCCTGGACCGCGCCCGCAAAAAATCAGCACATTTCCCTCGGCGGCCCGACTGGCCTGACACACCTCGAAAACCAGGGACCGAAGGACATCCACGTCCACTGGCGGGATCAATCCAATGGCCCCGGCGGAACGCGTCAAGCGGCCCAGGTGTTCATCGAGTTGGTAAATTGCCCGGTTTTCAAAACGCAGGGCTTCAAAAACACCGTCCCCTCGATGGACCAGATGATCGTCCAAAGGAATGACCATGAGCCGTGGGTTGGTGAAGATGGCGTCCATGCCGTGGTCATAAAAGGCCAAAATGTTTTCCTCGCCAGGCCGGGGAGAGCCCAGCAAGCGATCCACGAAATACTGCTCTGTTTCCAGTTTAGCCATGACGAGCTCCAGCAAATAACCATGATGCGAAATTCTGACGAAGCACGCCCCAGACCGTTTCCGGACCGGGGCGTGTAGGATACGCGAAACGCGAGGAGGATGCTAGGGGACGCGCAACAAATTCCGCTGCAGCAGGACCTCGGCAATCTGGACGGCGTTGAGGGCCGCGCCCTTGCGGATGTTGTCGGCCACGACGAACAGGTTCAGTCCGTTCTCGATGGTGTCATCCTCGCGGATACGTCCAACAAAGGTGTCATCCTCGCCCGCCGCCAGGATGGGCATGGGGTAAATTTTTTCGCTCGGGTTATCCAGGACGCGCACTCCTGGCGCCTGGGACAAAATGGCCCTGGCTTCCTTGGAGGTCAGCTTCTTCTCGGTCTCGATATTCACGCTTTCACTGTGCCCGTAAAAAACCGGCACGCGGACCGTGGTCGCCGTGACCCGGATGCTGTCGTCGCCCATGATCTTTTTGGTCTCGTGGACCATCTTCATTTCTTCCTTGGTGTATTCGTTGTCCAGGAAGACATCGATCTGCGGCAGGCAATTGAAGGCGATGCGGTGCGGATAAACAGCGCATGAGGCGTCCTGACCATTGAAAAGCTGACGCACCTGGGTCTCCAGCTCGACGATGGCTTTTTGCCCCGTGCCAGACACCGCCTGATAGGTGGAAACCACGATGCGCTTGATCCGGGCCGCGTCGTGCAAGGGCTTCAAGGCCACGACCATTTGAATGGTGGAACAGTTGGGGTTGGCGATAATGCCCTTGTGCCAGGACAGGTCGTCGGGATTGACCTCGGGAACGACCAGGGGCACGCCCGGGTCCATGCGCCACGCGCTGGAATTGTCCACGACCACGCACCCGGCCTTGGCCGCGCACGGAGCGAATTTCTCGGAGGTCGAGCCGCCAGCGGAAAAGAGCGCCAAGTCGACGCCGGCGAAGGAATCCTCGGTGAGCTCCCGCACGGTCAAGGTACGGCCGCCAAACTCCACCGTGGTCCCGGCCGACCTGGACGAGGCCAGGGCCCGAACCTCGGAATGGGGAAAATTTCTGCGGACCAGGGTATCAAGCATTTCCCGACCCACGGCGCCCGTTGCGCCCACTACTGCCACGACTGGTTGCTGTGTCATTATCGCCTCCAAAAAGTTACTCGCCCCCAACCCGGTCTCCGAATTCCTTCCAAATTTCCAGGCAGGTATCGGCTTTGTTGAGAGTGTACAGATGCACGCCAGGAGCTCCCCGGTCAAGCAGATTTCGGATCTGGTTCTTGGCATGGCCAAGGCCCAGACCGCGCACCCCGCTGTCCCCATACGCGGCATGAACGTGTTCCAAGTCCCGCATGTAGTCGTCGGGGACGCTGGCTCCGCAAAAGGACAACATGCGCTTCAACGCGCCCAAATTGGCCACCGGAAGCACGCCGGGTATGATTGGAACCGTGATGCCCAGGGCCCTGGCCCTGTCCACGAAATCAAAATACAGATCGTTGTCGAAAAAAAGCTGGGTGATGACAAAGTCCGCCCCGGCATCGACCTTGCGCTTCAGATTGCCCAGATCAACCTCGGCCGAGGGGGCTTCCGGATGCGTTTCGGGGTAGCCGGCAACACCGATGCACAGCTGGGGATACGCGTCGTGGATGAACGAAACCAGATCATTGCCATGCCGGAACGCCTCGCTGTCCGGCACGAACGCGTCGGCTCCGCGCGGCGGGTCTCCCCGCAGGGCGAGGACATTTTCCACGCCGCCCTCCCGGGCATTGTCCAGAAAGGAACGAATCCGGCCGGCATCGGCCCCGACACAGGTTAGGTGGGTCAACGGCTCCAGACCATACTCCTGCTTCATGCGGGTCACGACTTCCAGGGTGTTGTGCTGGGTGCCGCCACCGGCGCCATAGGTCACGGAACAAAAAAGCGGCGCCAGGCCCTTGAGCTGGCGGACGACGTCAAAAAACGCGGGCCATTGGACCCGATCCTTGGGAGGAAAAAATTCCAGCGACAAAAATGGTTTCCGCCGCTGGATCAAATCGATGATACGCACGATATCTCCTCGAAATGTTACGCCACGGTATCCGCAATGGAGAATATGGGCAGATACATACTGACGACCAGTCCACCAACGACCACGCCCAGAAAAACGATCATGATCGGCTCGATGAGGGAGGTCAGGGCGTCCACGGCCACGTCCACCTCGTCGTCATAGAAATCGGCGATCTTGGACAACATGGAATCCAGAGCGCCGGTGGTTTCTCCGATGGAAATCATGTGGATGACCATGGGCGGGAAAACCCCGGTTTCCTCCAAGGGATCGGCCAGACTTTGCCCCTCGGCGATGGACCTTTTGGCGTCCAAAACACCAAGCTCGACGGTTTTGTTACCGGATGTGCGCGAAACAATATCCAAGGCGTTCAGGATGGGGACGCCGCTGGAAACCATGGTCGAAAGGGTTCGGCTGAACTTGGCCACGGCCGCCTTGCGCAGCAAGGGGCCAAACACGGGCAAAAAGAGCACCCAGCGGTCCACCAGGATCTTGCCCCGTTCCCATTTGTAGAAAAACTTAAAACCCACGAAAAAAGCTATGATCCCAGCAACAAGCAACAAAAAATTCTGGGTCACGAAATTACTCAGGCCAATGACGAACTGGGTTGGGGCCGGCAGTGCCCCGCCGGATTCCCGGAACATCTGTTCGAAGGTCGGGATGACGAAGATCAGAATGACCGCGATGACGCCCACGGCCACGGTCACGACCACGCCCGGATAGATCATGGCGCCCTTGATCTTGGCCTTGAGCTTGGCGGCCTTCTCGATGTACTCGGCCAACCGCAGCAAGACCGTGTCCAGGATACCACCAGTTTCGCCAGCGTTGACCATGTTGGTATACAGGGCATCGAAAATATCCGGATGCTTTTTCAGTCCATCGAAAAGCGAGCTGCCGCCCTCGATGTCGTTCCGGATGGAGTAAAGCTTGCGCCGCAATTTTTGGTTTTCCGTCTGCTCGCACATGATCTGCAATGCCTGCAAGATAGGAACGCCGGCATTGATCATGGTCGCGAATTGGCGGCTGAAAACAACCATGTCCCGCGACGAAACCCCTCCCTCCAAAAACGTTCCCTCCAGCAGATCCTTGGGCTTTGGCTTGACGCGGAGATCCGTGTAGCCCTTGCGGCGGAGAATGCTTTCGGCAAATTCCAACGTGGGGGCGTCCAGGTCGCCCTTGATCGTTCGGCCACTGCGGGCTTTGGCTTTGTACAAAAAAACAGACATTGGGCTTCCTCCAAAAATAGAGATCACGGGTCGACCCGGGGCACGGCATGGTCTTATCCCAAAGCGTGGGCACCACCAAGTCCGCTTCGTCCAAGACGAACACACGAAAAAATCCCGACCAAAACCACCCAAACAGAGCCTCGCGCCTCGTCAGCCGCTGGCGATCCACCAAACCCAGGACATGACGTGGGCTCCGATCACGGAGCTCATAACTTTTGTTGCCCGTATTTTCCAGAGGGAAAACAGCCAACCCGCGCTATTGGGCGCTAGGTCAAGGGCAGTTAGCCCCCCATCCTCGCCAAAATTTCGCGCCACCACATTATTTTCAAGGACACGGCGCCATGTCGCGGCAAGACACCAGCCAGTTTGCCACGCCCCGGTCAGCACCGCCCTTCCATGTCTTGGAGTTCCTTTTCCAGATAGGCCAGATCGGACATCAGCTCCTCGGCCCGGTTCTGAAGCTGGCTGAACCGCAGCCCCGCTTCACGCGACGCCGTGACGTCCTCATAGGTGGCCGGGTCGGCCAGGATCGCCTCCAGGGCGTCCTGTTCGAGCAAATTGGCTTCCAGCTCCGCCTCCAGCTTTTCGTACTTGGCGCGCAGGGGTTTGGCCTGGCGATGCATGCGATTGCGGGCCTCGGCCTCTTCCCGCTTCTTCTGTTTGAGGTCCTGGCGAACGCCCTTGGCCGTCTCGGGCTTCCTGGCCTCCCGTGCCGCCTCCTGGGCCTTTTTGTGGGCGTGATATTCATCGAATCCGTAGTGGTGCATCTCGATCCGGTCCGGATGCAGTTCCCAAATCTCGTCCACGACCTCGGACAGCAGATAGCGATCGTGCGCGATCACGAGCATGGTCCCGGTATATGCGCACAGGGCATCGACCAATGCCTCCCGGCTTTCCATGTCCAGGTGGTTGGTCGGCTCGTCCATGATCAAAAAATTGGCCCGACTCAAAAACAGGGAGCACAGCACCAACCTGTTTTTTTCGCCGCCACTTAAATCCTCGACCTTTTTTTCCCAGTAGGACTCGCCGAGCATGAACAACCCCAGCACGGACTTGAGCTGAAAATCCGAACTGGATGGCGAGGCCAGGCGCCTGATTTCGGACATGACCGTGAAGGCCGGCCGCAGGATGTCGGTCTGGTGTTGGCTGAAGTACCCGGTGGAGATGCTCGAACCCAAGGCGACCTTGCCCTGGGTCGGAGCCAGGCTGCCGGTGATGAGCTTGATGAGGGTTGATTTGCCCCGGCCATTGGGGCCGACCAAGCCAATCTTCTGACCACGGTAGATATGAAAATCAAGGCCTGAAAAAAGCGGGGCGTCGGCGAAGGAAAAGGACAGGTTCACGGCCGAGAGCACGGTCTGATTGCCGCGCTCGGGCTCGGGCCACGTGAAGGACAGGGTGCGGGAACGGCTTTCGGAAGTCAGGGTTTCCAGCTCGTTCTGCAGTTTGTCGATCTGCCCCAAGCGGCTCTGCGCCTGCCGCGCCTTGGTCGCTTTATAGCGAAACCGATCGACGAAAGCCTGCTTCTTGCCGATCTCGGTCCGCAGCTTCTCGGCCTGACGCCGCGCCTGCTCGCTCCGTTCGGCGTTCCACTGCACGAATTGGGAAAAATTTCCGTCGCGCAGGACGGGCTTTTCCCCACCCAAAAACAAGATCTTGTTGGCGGCATGGTCCAGGAAATAGCGGTCATGGGCGACAAAGACGAGCACGCCAGTAAAGGCGCGAACATAGTCCTCGAGCCACTCCACGGCTTCCAAATCAAGATGGTTGGTGGGCTCGTCCAAAAACAAAATATCGGCGCCCGCGACCAGAACCCGGGCCAGCTTGGCCCGCTCCCGCCACCCGCCGCTCAATTCGCCCACGGGGCGCGGGAATGTGGATTCGGAAAAACCCAGGCCACCCAGAATAGCCTGGGCCCGGTGCTCGGGATTGTAGCCGTATTGATGCTCCAACTCCTCCTGTCGGCGGGCCAGACGAATCAGGGCACCGTCGTCTCCGGCATCCAAGGCCGCGCGCCATTCATGCCAGAATTCGGTCCAGGACGGCAAAACCTCGAGGACGAAATCCTCCAACGTTTTTTCCAGATCGGCCCCGCCCAATTCCTGATGGACGAATCCAATCTGCGTGCCCTTGGGAATGGTCACCTTGCCACTGTCCGGCGACACTTCCCCGGCCATGATTTTCAACAGGGTGGACTTGCCGCATCCATTGGGACCGACCAAGGCCAAACGGGTGCCGGCGTGCACTTCCATGGACAGTCCGGAAAAAAGATCCACACCGGAATAGGATTTGGAAACAGCTTGAACTGTGATTTTACTCATGCGTGATATGCGTGGGAAACGGCGCGGCGGGCACCCGGCCGCGCCCGTCGGGCACAAAATGCGCCGACGGGCGCGAACACGGGGTGCTCGCGGCCATGGTCTATGAAAAACGAAACTTACTCGGCTTCGAAAAAGATGGACATCTGGGTCATGAGCGAGGTGATGGACTTGGAGAACATGTCCTCGGAAAACTCCGAGGCCACGAACTTGGTCTGCAACATGAGGAATTCCTCCTGCTCCTCGCCCAGGGGCGGGGTGATGGTCAGGGAAGCGCCCAGCAAATCGCCGTTGATGATCAAAAGATCGACGAGGTCGTCCTTGCCAATGTCCTCGATGGCGCCCAAGGACAGGGAGATGGTCACCGTGGGCACGTCGAACGTACCCTGGTTGGATTCCAGGGACACAAAACCACTGGCATCGTCGTCCAACTCGAATCCCCACAACGCACCGTCCTCGCTGGCCGGAGAAACAAGATCGATCTCCGAGGCGGCCTTGCGCAAAACTGTTTCGATTTCCTTTGAAAATTGTATCAAATCCATGGTTCACCTCCACGGGTGATGGTTGCTGTGTTCACGCCGACGCCCCTAGGCCGCCAGCAAAAAAGTTCGTCCCGGCACGTGGCCGCGCTGGACCAATTCCCGGGAAATACGCGCCCCGGCGCCTCGGCTGCCGACAAAGGACAGCACGAATTCCGTGTCCGGAAGATCCGCGCTCCAGGAGCAGACCGGCCGGCCATTGACGACATGCCCGATCTTGTCCGGATCGACATCCAGCCAGCGGGTGATGGCGATGCCGTGGTCCTCCAGCATCAGGGCTCGGCGACGGGTGACGCGGCCGGCTCCGACCACGGCCACCCGATACACGCCGCGCCCCGTCAGCCAACGAGCCAGATACTCGGACTTGACACGGTAGAACGCATCCACGGCGTAGCGGGAATCCGTGCGGGACAGGCGGGTCGGGGGATCGTTCCAGATCAGCACCTCGCGCGCCACCTTGTCCATGCGCACGCCGGCGTCCAGCCAGCGCAGGATCAATTCGTAATCCTCGGGAAACGGGCCGTCATAAAACGCCCCATGCCGGCTGACAAGCTCTTTGCGGAACATGATGCTGGGATTGGCGAAGGGCGATTCGACAAACCGGCCCAACCGGATGTCCTCTTCCGAAACCAGGGAATTGGTCCAGTCCACATAGGCTCCATAGCCCTTGCCGGCCAATGGGTCGCCGCCAAAACGAACCAGCCCGCCGACCAATCCGATATACGAATGCCGGTCCAGATGGGATTTTTGCACGGCCAGGCGTTCCGGGAGGCAAATGTCGTCGCTGTCCATGCGGGCCACGTAGTCCCCCCGGCACGATTCCAGGCCAAAATTCATGGCCTGGACAACGCCGCCATGGGGTCGGGCAAAAACGCGCACTCGTGGGTCACGAAGGGCAAAGGCATGCAGGACCCGGAGACTTGCGTCCGTGGACCCATCGTCGACGGCCACGATTTCGAAATCCGTCCAGGTCTGGGCCAGAAGGCTGTCCAGGCAGGCCGGCAGGGAACCCGCGGCGTTGAAACAGGGCAGAACCACGGAAATCATGCGTCGTCCTCGTTTAGGCCGCAGACTGAGCCGTCGGCCCGTCCCTTGAGCTGAAAAATCAGGGCCAGCCCCTTGCGAACCCGCTCCGAGAAGAGCTTGCGGCCAACCAGGCTGCCCGCGACGCGTTTGCTGATCTCGCCCATGGTCGGATACGGAAACACGGCGCCGGCAAGGGCCGGCAATTTCATGTTACCCGCGAAAAAGGTGGCCCACACCCCAAGCAGCTCTCCGGCTCGCGGTCCGTAAATCTGCACCCCCAAGGGCCGTTCCCGTTCATCCACCAACATCTTCAGCATCCCCCTCCCCTCGCCCTCGGCCAGGGCGCGGTCGTTGGCGGCGAAGTCCTCCGTCCAGACCGCATGGGCGATTCCCCGGGCCAGGGCCCGCTTCTCGTTCAGACCAATGGAGGCCAGCTCCGGCTCCGTGTAAACGCACCAGGGCATCCAGGTGTGATCGGCCTTGCGGGGCAGGCGAAAAACCGTATTGGCAAT
The genomic region above belongs to Deltaproteobacteria bacterium and contains:
- a CDS encoding ABC transporter ATP-binding protein; this encodes MSKITVQAVSKSYSGVDLFSGLSMEVHAGTRLALVGPNGCGKSTLLKIMAGEVSPDSGKVTIPKGTQIGFVHQELGGADLEKTLEDFVLEVLPSWTEFWHEWRAALDAGDDGALIRLARRQEELEHQYGYNPEHRAQAILGGLGFSESTFPRPVGELSGGWRERAKLARVLVAGADILFLDEPTNHLDLEAVEWLEDYVRAFTGVLVFVAHDRYFLDHAANKILFLGGEKPVLRDGNFSQFVQWNAERSEQARRQAEKLRTEIGKKQAFVDRFRYKATKARQAQSRLGQIDKLQNELETLTSESRSRTLSFTWPEPERGNQTVLSAVNLSFSFADAPLFSGLDFHIYRGQKIGLVGPNGRGKSTLIKLITGSLAPTQGKVALGSSISTGYFSQHQTDILRPAFTVMSEIRRLASPSSSDFQLKSVLGLFMLGESYWEKKVEDLSGGEKNRLVLCSLFLSRANFLIMDEPTNHLDMESREALVDALCAYTGTMLVIAHDRYLLSEVVDEIWELHPDRIEMHHYGFDEYHAHKKAQEAAREARKPETAKGVRQDLKQKKREEAEARNRMHRQAKPLRAKYEKLEAELEANLLEQDALEAILADPATYEDVTASREAGLRFSQLQNRAEELMSDLAYLEKELQDMEGRC
- a CDS encoding aspartate-semialdehyde dehydrogenase, with protein sequence MMTQQPVVAVVGATGAVGREMLDTLVRRNFPHSEVRALASSRSAGTTVEFGGRTLTVRELTEDSFAGVDLALFSAGGSTSEKFAPCAAKAGCVVVDNSSAWRMDPGVPLVVPEVNPDDLSWHKGIIANPNCSTIQMVVALKPLHDAARIKRIVVSTYQAVSGTGQKAIVELETQVRQLFNGQDASCAVYPHRIAFNCLPQIDVFLDNEYTKEEMKMVHETKKIMGDDSIRVTATTVRVPVFYGHSESVNIETEKKLTSKEARAILSQAPGVRVLDNPSEKIYPMPILAAGEDDTFVGRIREDDTIENGLNLFVVADNIRKGAALNAVQIAEVLLQRNLLRVP
- a CDS encoding glycosyltransferase — encoded protein: MISVVLPCFNAAGSLPACLDSLLAQTWTDFEIVAVDDGSTDASLRVLHAFALRDPRVRVFARPHGGVVQAMNFGLESCRGDYVARMDSDDICLPERLAVQKSHLDRHSYIGLVGGLVRFGGDPLAGKGYGAYVDWTNSLVSEEDIRLGRFVESPFANPSIMFRKELVSRHGAFYDGPFPEDYELILRWLDAGVRMDKVAREVLIWNDPPTRLSRTDSRYAVDAFYRVKSEYLARWLTGRGVYRVAVVGAGRVTRRRALMLEDHGIAITRWLDVDPDKIGHVVNGRPVCSWSADLPDTEFVLSFVGSRGAGARISRELVQRGHVPGRTFLLAA
- a CDS encoding type II secretion system F family protein gives rise to the protein MSVFLYKAKARSGRTIKGDLDAPTLEFAESILRRKGYTDLRVKPKPKDLLEGTFLEGGVSSRDMVVFSRQFATMINAGVPILQALQIMCEQTENQKLRRKLYSIRNDIEGGSSLFDGLKKHPDIFDALYTNMVNAGETGGILDTVLLRLAEYIEKAAKLKAKIKGAMIYPGVVVTVAVGVIAVILIFVIPTFEQMFRESGGALPAPTQFVIGLSNFVTQNFLLLVAGIIAFFVGFKFFYKWERGKILVDRWVLFLPVFGPLLRKAAVAKFSRTLSTMVSSGVPILNALDIVSRTSGNKTVELGVLDAKRSIAEGQSLADPLEETGVFPPMVIHMISIGETTGALDSMLSKIADFYDDEVDVAVDALTSLIEPIMIVFLGVVVGGLVVSMYLPIFSIADTVA
- the metF gene encoding methylenetetrahydrofolate reductase [NAD(P)H], translating into MRIIDLIQRRKPFLSLEFFPPKDRVQWPAFFDVVRQLKGLAPLFCSVTYGAGGGTQHNTLEVVTRMKQEYGLEPLTHLTCVGADAGRIRSFLDNAREGGVENVLALRGDPPRGADAFVPDSEAFRHGNDLVSFIHDAYPQLCIGVAGYPETHPEAPSAEVDLGNLKRKVDAGADFVITQLFFDNDLYFDFVDRARALGITVPIIPGVLPVANLGALKRMLSFCGASVPDDYMRDLEHVHAAYGDSGVRGLGLGHAKNQIRNLLDRGAPGVHLYTLNKADTCLEIWKEFGDRVGGE
- a CDS encoding glycosyltransferase, which gives rise to MATQVDTVFRIPPFRVLHVDLGMEYRGGQRQVLYLAREQLRAGMDVRVASPKGAPILDMAGRMGIPVVILPARYDFDPRNIFCLARACGGSDTILHTHDARGASLGALVSLARWRVCLVHTRRVSYSLGQGWSRWKYRRGHCVVCVSREVEDVVRGAGVARTRVIASTIPLERYTPRGHENGGRIGVIGALSPQKGHAQFFAALARLEKIPEVWVVGAGELESGLRAQASQLGLDGHIVWKGHVESFQVLPFLDILVVPSAHGEGSSGVIKEGWVSQVPVVCSDLPANEELVQNEVNGLVFRNGDVAHLAAQIERLRKEPALVKTLVAQGCKDVELYAPARMHELYVHAYVAFCDYGCKKNNKFVGQS
- a CDS encoding aminodeoxychorismate lyase; its protein translation is MAKLETEQYFVDRLLGSPRPGEENILAFYDHGMDAIFTNPRLMVIPLDDHLVHRGDGVFEALRFENRAIYQLDEHLGRLTRSAGAIGLIPPVDVDVLRSLVFEVCQASRAAEGNVLIFCGRGPGGFTLDYRECPRSSLYIVAKRFARKPDSFWTQGVSAMRTSIPAKQGWMSQIKSVNYLPNVLMKKDAIEHDADYPLCFDADDCLAEGSTENVVLVDAAGIFVVPELRNALTGTTLARAMDLMRARMVVATRPVPEEELYGCREIILLGTSIDAVGVVRYNGRVVGDGQPGPVAGQLRELLVADRGARATRF